A stretch of Gossypium hirsutum isolate 1008001.06 chromosome A06, Gossypium_hirsutum_v2.1, whole genome shotgun sequence DNA encodes these proteins:
- the LOC121230561 gene encoding F-box protein CPR1 — translation MRRKEFVGSFQVPEEIEREILSRLPVKSLFRFKTVKRSWRNLIEDSTFIAMHLNCYGSNTDGFFIHECYSYGIQLSRSLFDQPRKFIIGSINGLVCLSNTIRCFLKKDDRLRIHICNPSTREIMELPQCYHDHNDFLFGIGFGFCRKLNDYKVVKVSNRRDSSSSEVQVQVYSSNMNSWKMIKIENPSSWALLPLYRGNGCFNGAFHWQGLKKSSSKKIIKTIVSFQFDEEVFREINLPNDPDFQGNVDFFITEYRDFFSSLVVKPEPNVNVYKVWVMKEYGVSDSWIKQLNIEVPISQDQVIFRSIRDIKYKDILFQDSHHRFTWYDTKSKQMDGQSQLLLQWYCIRCKESLVSLSQKR, via the coding sequence ATGAGAAGGAAGGAGTTTGTAGGAAGTTTTCAAGTTCCAGAGGAGATCGAAAGAGAAATTCTATCAAGATTGCCCGTCAAAAGTTTGTTCCGATTCAAAACCGTTAAAAGATCGTGGCGTAATCTCATCGAAGACTCTACTTTCATCGCCATGCATTTGAATTGTTACGGTAGCAATACGGATGGTTTTTTCATTCATGAATGTTATTCTTATGGAATCCAACTTTCGAGGTCCTTATTTGACCAACCACGAAAATTCATAATTGGTTCAATCAATGGATTAGTTTGCTTAAGCAATACGATACGCTGCTTTCTGAAGAAAGATGATAGGTTGAGAATACATATTTGCAATCCTTCCACGAGAGAAATTATGGAGCTTCCTCAATGTTATCATGACCATAATGATTTTCTTTTCGGCATTGGTTTTGGGTTTTGTCGTAAACTCAATGACTATAAAGTGGTAAAGGTTAGCAACCGTCGTGATTCGTCTTCATCGGAAGTTCAGGTTCAAGTTTATAGTTCAAACATGAATTCTTGGAAAATGATAAAGATAGAGAATCCAAGTTCGTGGGCATTGTTGCCTTTGTATCGAGGCAACGGGTGTTTCAATGGAGCTTTTCATTGGCAAGGATTGAAGAAATCATCATCCAAGAAAATTATCAAAACCATCGTATCGTTTCAATTTGATGAGGAGGTGTTTCGAGAGATTAATTTGCCAAATGATCCAGATTTTCAAGGTAACGTCGACTTTTTTATCACGGAATATCGGGACTTCTTCTCCTCTTTAGTTGTCAAACCAGAACCAAATGTGAATGTTTATAAAGTATGGGTGATGAAGGAATATGGTGTGTCTGATAGTTGGATTAAACAACTCAACATTGAAGTACCAATCTCACAAGATCAAGTAATATTTAGATCAATTAGGGACATTAAATATAAAGACATTCTCTTTCAAGACAGCCATCACAGATTCACTTGGTATGATACCAAAAGCAAGCAAATGGACGGCCAATCTCAGTTATTATTACAATGGTATTGTATTCGTTGCAAGGAAAGCTTGGTTTCGTTGTCCCAAAAAAGGTAG
- the LOC121230779 gene encoding glutamyl-tRNA(Gln) amidotransferase subunit A isoform X2, translating to MVYLRSLSISSQSKISSKDKPPRAAPASSSTLALEAPSTTPSRVINSESVSGGSAASVSTRQCVVSPGSDTCGSVRQTSLFCGLVGLKPDCA from the exons ATGGTGTATCTAAGATCATTAAGCATCTCTTCCCAATCGAAGATATCTTCTAAAGACAAGCCTCCAAGA GCTGCACCAGCTAGCTCCTCTACTCTGGCTCTTGAAGCCCCATCAACAACACCATCAAGG GTGATAAACAGTGAATCTGTCTCGGGTGGCTCTGCTGCATCTGTATCAACCAGGCAATGTGTTGTGTCACCTGGGAGTGATACTTGTGGAAGCGTGAGGCAGACATCATTATTTTGCGGCCTAGTTGGCTTGAAGCCTGATTGCGCGTAG
- the LOC121230777 gene encoding pentatricopeptide repeat-containing protein At2g19280, translating into MKVSSSIFSKLLFTTKNPFKRIPSKKFSSCASCLLESQHFITQQHTEECSNPMSMIKSILSKRGFNINPENLHAVDLNESNLIRILNDLFDESSNSELALHFFKLSEYCIGSLHSNKSVCKMIHILVSGNMNHIAVDFILYLVRVSVSKDVPVDELLKLFYETHTDKTVLRTVYSMLVDCYIREKKADLAFELTCQMKHFDMFPSVGVCNSLLKALLRLNQLDLAWDFLDQMMRQGIRLNVSIFTLFINMYCNKGHFLSAWKLLMDMKNYGIKPDVVAYTIIINTLCKMSCLGEATSMLFKITRFGVFPDSVLVSSVFEGYCKVGRPMEAMNVIKFFNLKPNIFVYNSFITKFCAEGNMVKASLIFQEMFELGLLPDCVSYTTIIGGYCRDRDMGRAFQYFGKMLKCGINPTVTTFTLLIDACCKSKDLEMADYLFHKMIMEGLVPDVVTFNTVIDGYGKMGLLHKAFMLVDMMRSAGISPDVTTYNIIIDSLIKRGFTNEAKDILDELVRRGVSPDTVTFTNIIDGLSKKGDFEEAFLVWFYMSECNVKPDALTCSALLNGYCRERRMTEANALFVRMLDIGLSPDLVLYNTLIHGFCGIGDMDKACNLVEMMIRDDILPNKGTHRAFILGFGKKWVKNPEETAALKLQQLLLQYDIHVDVNDCIDMP; encoded by the coding sequence atgaaagtttcttcttcAATCTTTAGCAAGCTCTTGTTCACCACAAAAAACCCATTCAAGCGGATTCCTAGTAAGAAATTCTCATCATGTGCTTCATGTCTTTTAGAATCCCAACATTTCATCACTCAACAACACACTGAAGAATGCAGCAATCCTATGAGTATGATCAAATCGATACTCTCGAAACGAGGTTTCAATATTAACCCCGAGAATCTACATGCTGTTGATTTGAATGAGTCTAATTTGATTCGGATTTTGAATGATTTATTCGATGAAAGTTCGAATTCTGAGCTTGCTTTGCATTTTTTCAAGTTGTCTGAGTATTGCATTGGATCATTGCATTCGAATAAATCGGTTTGTAAGATGATACATATATTAGTTTCCGGGAACATGAATCATATAGCGGTGGATTTTATTCTATATTTAGTGAGAGTTAGTGTTAGCAAAGATGTTCCTGTGGATGAATTGTTGAAACTCTTTTACGAGACTCATACTGATAAAACAGTTTTACGAACTGTGTATAGCATGCTTGTTGATTGTTATATAAGAGAAAAGAAGGCTGATTTGGCATTTGAATTAACGTGCCAAATGAAGCATTTTGACATGTTTCCGTCAGTTGGCGTTTGTAATTCATTGCTTAAGGCGTTGTTAAGGTTAAATCAATTGGACTTGGCTTGGGATTTTCTTGATCAAATGATGAGGCAAGGGATTCGTTTGAATGTATCGATTTTTACTTTGTTTATTAACATGTACTGCAATAAAGGCCACTTTTTAAGTGCCTGGAAATTGCTGATGGACATGAAAAACTACGGGATTAAACCGGATGTTGTTGCATATACTATCATAATCAACACTCTTTGTAAGATGTCTTGTTTAGGAGAAGCAACTTCGATGCTGTTTAAAATAACTAGATTTGGAGTTTTTCCGGATTCAGTTTTGGTTAGTTCTGTTTTTGAAGGTTACTGTAAAGTCGGAAGACCAATGGAAGCAatgaatgttataaaattttttaatcttaAACCGAATATTTTTGTGTACAATAGTTTCATCACAAAGTTTTGTGCAGAAGGAAACATGGTAAAAGCTTCTTTGATATTTCAAGAGATGTTTGAATTGGGCTTGCTCCCTGATTGTGTTAGTTATACTACTATAATTGGAGGCTATTGTAGAGATCGGGATATGGGTAGAGCTTTTCAATATTTCGGGAAAATGTTAAAATGCGGAATTAACCCGACTGTGACTACATTCACATTGCTCATTGATGCTTGCTGCAAATCCAAAGACTTGGAAATGGcagattatttatttcataagaTGATAATGGAGGGTTTGGTACCTGATGTTGTTACATTTAACACAGTAATAGATGGATATGGAAAGATGGGCCTCTTACACAAGGCCTTTATGCTTGTAGATATGATGAGATCAGCCGGCATTTCTCCAGATGTTACAACCTATAACATTATTATTGATAGCCTAATTAAAAGAGGATTTACGAATGAGGCAAAAGATATTCTGGATGAGCTTGTCCGAAGGGGTGTTTCTCCTGATACGGTGACATTTACAAATATCATAGATGGGCTCTCCAAGAAAGGGGACTTTGAGGAAGCATTTCTTGTATGGTTTTACATGAGTGAATGCAATGTGAAACCTGATGCCTTGACTTGCAGTGCTTTACTTAATGGCTACTGCAGGGAAAGACGGATGACAGAAGCTAATGCTCTGTTTGTTAGGATGCTTGATATTGGGTTAAGCCCGGACCTGGTATTATACAACACTCTCATTCACGGATTTTGTGGCATTGGAGACATGGACAAGGCATGCAACTTGGTGGAAATGATGATTAGAGATGATATTCTGCCTAATAAAGGTACTCATCGAGCATTCATCCTTGGGTTTGGGAAAAAGTGGGTCAAGAACCCCGAAGAGACTGCAGCTTTGAAACTGCAACAACTTCTGCTGCAATATGATATCCATGTTGATGTCAATGATTGTATAGATATGCCATAA
- the LOC121230779 gene encoding glutamyl-tRNA(Gln) amidotransferase subunit A, chloroplastic/mitochondrial isoform X1, which translates to MVYLRSLSISSQSKISSKDKPPRVMAAPASSSTLALEAPSTTPSRVINSESVSGGSAASVSTRQCVVSPGSDTCGSVRQTSLFCGLVGLKPDCA; encoded by the exons ATGGTGTATCTAAGATCATTAAGCATCTCTTCCCAATCGAAGATATCTTCTAAAGACAAGCCTCCAAGAGTAATG GCTGCACCAGCTAGCTCCTCTACTCTGGCTCTTGAAGCCCCATCAACAACACCATCAAGG GTGATAAACAGTGAATCTGTCTCGGGTGGCTCTGCTGCATCTGTATCAACCAGGCAATGTGTTGTGTCACCTGGGAGTGATACTTGTGGAAGCGTGAGGCAGACATCATTATTTTGCGGCCTAGTTGGCTTGAAGCCTGATTGCGCGTAG
- the LOC121230778 gene encoding uncharacterized protein, with translation MEMKNENESVSENKNESENKTANKSESENESVSENKNESENKTVNKSESENESVSESESESENESGNKNVSEKKSESESESENENKSASENKGENESASESENESMSENKGENESVGVGENENERHNKSVQKISHPFHEEHPLVLVAEQSNEGLKAYCDGCRELLSTPCFTCIHCNYHLHKQCAEVPLYLPNHPLHPQHSHLGLFLRQRPYPNDQVVYGCALCKEKRNMFFYECYSCYFSLDIKCAKLSSSYKFNQQSKHHIHKHSLIFIESPMAIDVLKEFNCSWCYEPLTNFVYFCSECPILFILHKKCLDELPTEINHPSHHIHPLFLYHRVRDLFCNLCQKQHSGPFYGCSLCHFNINIGCALPMSIVEDKSRHQHPFTLLRRRGSFICDACDTEGNFVSYICSTCNIMVHKKCTSLPRIIKFSRHDHCIFHKYFLKDLTRQVCKICFKEVKLDRGSYSCRKPGCNYVVHVNCVLEDDDLYKVIEEEKQWEELYEKSMQSSIIHVIEVNEAREATKIEHFSHQHCLVLANKMEREIERKCDGCMLSISPLFYYCSECPFFLHKTCVELPRIKQHWFRQSNATLNFKGFLKCSFCCRPCSGFFYTIRRYLQMCLMCAKVADIIECEGHQHFLFFDFKCKENCNGCGIRCWHGAFKCGKCKFVLDFACLTLPHSSFHKIDEHMLKLTYHDDKEKSYCDICEQERDPSLWYYSCSICDTSAHPKCVLGQFPFLNDGITWDDVDHPHTHDLNFFRKAKGYPECFRCGKLCQEEILKCGESTCNYIIHCKCRDY, from the coding sequence ATGGAGATGAAGAATGAGAATGAGAGTGTGAGTGAAAATAAGAATGAGAGTGAGAATAAGACTGCGAACAAGAGTGAGAGTGAGAATGAGAGTGTGAGCGAGAATAAGAATGAGAGTGAGAATAAGACTGTGAACAAGAGTGAGAGTGAGAATGAGAGTGTGAGCGAGAGTGAGAGTGAGAGTGAGAATGAGAGTGGGAATAAGAATGTGAGCGAAAAAAAGAGTGAGAGTGAGAGTGAGAGTGAGAATGAGAATAAGAGTGCGAGCGAGAATAAGGGTGAGAATGAGAGTGCAAGCGAGAGTGAGAATGAGAGTATGAGCGAGAATAAGGGTGAGAATGAGAGTGTGGGTGtgggtgagaatgaaaatgagaGACACAATAAGTCGGTACAAAAAATTTCCCATCCTTTTCATGAGGAACATCCCTTGGTGTTAGTGGCAGAGCAAAGCAATGAAGGTCTCAAAGCTTATTGCGATGGATGTAGGGAACTGCTTTCAACTCCATGCTTCACTTGTATTCACTGCAATTATCACCTTCACAAGCAATGTGCAGAGGTACCCCTTTACCTTCCTAATCACCCTCTCCATCCCCAACACTCACACCTAGGTCTTTTTCTTCGACAAAGGCCATATCCTAATGATCAGGTAGTATATGGTTGTGCATTGTGCAAGGAAAAACGTAACATGTTTTTTTATGAATGTTATTCTTGTTATTTTTCTCTTGACATCAAATGTGCTAAATTATCTTCTTCATATAAGTTTAACCAAcaatccaaacatcacatccacaaaCATTCATTGATCTTCATAGAAAGTCCCATGGCCATAGATGTACTCAAAGAATTCAACTGTTCTTGGTGTTATGAACCATTaacaaattttgtttatttttgttccGAGTGTCCAATACTATTTATCCTTCATAAGAAATGCCTTGATGAGTTACCCACGGAAATTAATCACCCTTCCCATCACATACACCCTCTTTTCCTTTATCATAGAGTTCGCGACCTTTTTTGCAACCTATGCCAAAAGCAACATTCTGGACCTTTTTATGGTTGTTCTCTTTGTCATTTTAACATCAATATTGGATGTGCTTTGCCGATGTCcattgttgaagataaaagtCGCCATCAGCACCCATTCACATTACTTCGAAGACGAGGTTCATTTATTTGTGATGCATGTGACACTGAGGGAAATTTTGTTTCTTATATATGTTCCACATGCAACATCATGGTCCATAAGAAATGCACTTCACTGCCACGCATTATCAAATTTTCTCGACATGATCACTGcatttttcacaaatattttCTTAAAGATCTTACAAGGCAAGTTTGCAAGATTTGTTTCAAGGAAGTGAAACTAGATCGTGGGAGTTACTCTTGTAGGAAGCCAGGTTGCAATTATGTTGTCCATGTGAATTGTGTCTTAGAGGATGATGATTTGTACAAGGTAATTGAGGAAGAAAAGCAATGGGAGGAGCTTTATGAAAAATCTATGCAGTCTTCCATCATTCATGTTATTGAGGTGAATGAAGCTAGGGAAGCTACAAAGATTGAACATTTCAGTCATCAACATTGCTTGGTGTTAGCAAACAAGATGGAGagggaaattgaaagaaaatgtgATGGGTGCATGCTATCTATCTCACCTCTCTTCTATTATTGCTCAGAATGCCCCttttttcttcataaaacttgTGTCGAATTGCCAAGAATCAAGCAACATTGGTTTCGTCAAAGCAATGCCACCCTTAATTTCAAAGGCTTCCTGAAATGTAGCTTTTGCTGTCGACCTTGTAGTGGTTTCTTCTACACTATTAGAAGATATTTGCAAATGTGCTTAATGTGTGCTAAAGTTGCTGATATCATTGAATGTGAAGGACACCAGCACTTTCTCTTTTTTGATTTCAAATGCAAAGAGAATTGTAATGGTTGTGGCATTAGGTGTTGGCATGGTGCATTCAAATGTGGAAAGTGCAAATTTGTTTTGGATTTTGCATGCTTAACATTACCACATTCATCTTTTCACAAAATTGATGAACACATGCTAAAGCTTACCTATCATGATGATAAAGAGAAAAGTTATTGTGATATTTGTGAACAAGAAAGAGATCCAAGCCTTTGGTATTATTCTTGTTCAATTTGTGATACTTCTGCTCATCCTAAATGTGTTCTTGGACAATTTCCATTTCTCAATGATGGAATCACATGGGATGATGTTGATCATCCACATACTCATgatcttaatttttttagaaaggcTAAGGGCTACCCTGAATGCTTTCGTTGTGGTAAGCTTTGCCAAGAAGAAATTCTCAAGTGTGGAGAGTCTACATGCAACTATATTATCCATTGCAAATGTCGGgattactaa
- the LOC107903372 gene encoding protein NCA1 yields MTTPVCPFVKAARPDDNGSAKKSTVGGSEATRKDSGDSATVSPKCPFGYDSNNFKLGPLSCMICQALLFDCTKCIPCSHLFCKVCISRFKDCPLCGADIEKLEADTNLQSMVDRFIEGHARIKRAHVGVNGEGEQVSNDDKKVIYEDVSLDRGAFLVQQAMRAFRAQNIESAKSRLIMCAEDIRDQLEKMGNTSELCSQLGAVLGMLGDCCRAMGDAAAAINYFEESVEFLTKLPADDLEITHTLSVSLNKIGDLKYYDGDLQASRSYYFRSLGVRRDVIKNHPGVASQILDVAVSLAKVADVDRTLGKEDVAVDGFQEGIKLLESLTLKSEEAGLEPRRLSVLAFLKSQLEEKQHEATASSVSS; encoded by the exons ATGACCACTCCGGTTTGCCCATTCGTGAAAGCGGCTCGACCGGACGATAATGGTTCGGCCAAAAAATCCACCGTCGGCGGCAGCGAAGCAACAAGGAAAGATTCCGGTGACTCCGCCACCGTGTCTCCGAAATGCCCTTTTGGTTACGATTCCAATAATTTTAAGCTCGGTCCTCTCAGTTGTATGATCTGTCAAGCACTTCTCTTTGACTGCACCAAATGTATCCCTTGTTCTCATCTCTTTTGCAA AGTGTGTATATCTCGGTTTAAGGATTGTCCACTATGTGGAGCTGACATAGAGAAACTGGAAGCTGACACCAATCTTCAAAGCATGGTTGATCGATTTATCGAAGGGCATGCTAGGATCAAAAGGGCACATGTTGGCGTCAATGGTGAAGGAGAGCAAGTTTCAAATGACGATAAGAAGGTAATTTACGAGGATGTCTCGTTGGACCGAGGTGCTTTCTTGGTGCAACAGGCCATGAGG GCATTCCGTGCACAGAATATCGAAAGTGCTAAATCTAGACTCATTATGTGTGCGGAAGACATCAGAGATCAATTAGAGAAAATGGGAAACACATCTGAATTGTGCTCACAGCTCGGCGCAGTTCTGGGTATGCTTGGTGACTGCTG TCGAGCAATGGGAGATGCTGCTGCTGCAATCAATTATTTCGAGGAGAGTGTTGAGTTCCTTACCAAATTGCCAGCTGATGATCTTGAG ATCACACATACACTATCTGTTTCACTTAACAAAATTGGAGACCTAAAGTATTATGATGGAGATCTTCAAGCGTCAAGGTCTTACTACTTCCGATCACTGGGTGTCCGCCGTGATGTTATCAAAAACCATCCCGGTGTTGCTTCACAG ATTCTGGATGTAGCTGTTTCTCTTGCAAAAGTTGCAGATGTAGACAGAACTCTTGGAAAAGAGGATGTGGCGGTCGATGGATTTCAAGAAGGCATAAAATTGTTAGAATCTTTGACACTGAAATCCGAAGAAGCCGGTCTCGAGCCAAGG CGCCTTTCAGTGCTGGCATTCCTCAAATCTCAGCTTGAAGAGAAACAGCATGAGGCAACTGCTAGCTCTGTATCCTCATAA